One genomic region from Leptolyngbyaceae cyanobacterium JSC-12 encodes:
- a CDS encoding hypothetical protein (IMG reference gene:2510096000), with amino-acid sequence MVSQLRMSAVIATVRLRECLKRVGMVKTITTIPKKPTAFIRVLMVVVTTLVVHITRNRAFKASSEEAD; translated from the coding sequence ATGGTCAGTCAGCTTAGGATGAGCGCAGTCATTGCAACCGTTCGTCTAAGAGAGTGTTTGAAAAGGGTAGGGATGGTTAAAACCATCACTACAATCCCTAAAAAACCAACCGCATTCATCCGTGTTCTTATGGTTGTAGTAACGACTTTAGTCGTCCACATCACTAGAAACCGGGCCTTTAAAGCCTCCTCTGAGGAAGCTGATTGA
- a CDS encoding hypothetical protein (IMG reference gene:2510096001): protein MDYQTAYNLLITQGLDADQQDDALLTRLRQGLPPVPGQVTSILLALKVVFEALKDHTQLDRDLAAALHLLTINSRQQFEAGHQAGVEWPPLLDEDLTRIAISVSNIFLGEWSE, encoded by the coding sequence GTGGACTATCAAACTGCTTATAATTTGTTAATTACTCAAGGGTTAGACGCGGATCAACAAGATGATGCGCTGCTCACGCGGTTGCGCCAGGGGTTGCCTCCAGTACCTGGGCAAGTTACTTCAATTTTGCTAGCGCTCAAAGTAGTGTTTGAAGCATTAAAAGATCACACTCAACTGGATCGTGACTTGGCAGCAGCACTGCACTTGCTCACGATCAATAGTCGGCAGCAGTTTGAGGCAGGACATCAGGCAGGGGTAGAATGGCCGCCTTTGTTAGATGAAGACTTGACTCGTATCGCGATTTCAGTTAGCAATATCTTTTTGGGTGAGTGGAGCGAATAA
- a CDS encoding transglutaminase-like enzyme, predicted cysteine protease (IMG reference gene:2510096002~PFAM: Transglutaminase-like superfamily; Domain of unknown function (DUF3488)) gives MSSLSPGDQRRSLSIFRRLRQRFADQPLPKTEESLLLRVLTQAMVIVGIIATDVAAETQFSVWAVPLTVLAGYWSWTHRHKRNVATKFLIALGMLAAMGAFFISLREQLNDTRLVLAELLIQLQVLHSFHMPRRQDLGYSMVIGLILIGVASTLSQRTIFGLFLLLFLAIALPVLVLDYRSRLDLVGRAYKAPFKRVGLSWKRLGMFLVLILGLGLTLFMLMPRIPGYQLRSFPVSGPINQEFQDNQQIVNPGYVRQGNVSGSGEVRQGRGTGPGEMDENHYYGFNTRMNQNLRGQMKPRIVMRVRSQAEGFWRVMAFDKYLGQGWELSRNNQTKTVLRPAWSYQFFLPVPITLSKKKEVIQTYTMVAELPNVIPALTYPRELFFPTPQVALDIEGSLRSPLGLSEGLTYTVISSVPYRDRTRLQQAPTTYTDKIRQVYMEVPANIREKVRNQAETLLATSEKPITSPYEKALFLAQALKQRYTIQPELPYLNPKEDLVEAFLFKYQGGYPDHFSTTLTIMLRSIGIPARLVVGFAPGEFNPFTGLYEVKNTDAYAMTEVYFPKFGWFAFDPIPGHELIPPSIEEDQTFSVLQQFWKWVAGWLPSPVSNFLGQVFGRVFAWVASVVSWLVGLWQQGWVGLFILLLLGISTAFAGWLLWRFWRNWRYRRWLGSLPPMERLYRQMVDWLNTQGFRKRPTQTPFEYVAQAKATQPKPHAELIEQISQAYVQWRYGGKVPNLDSVKRAFRELQKRPSQQ, from the coding sequence ATGTCCAGCCTTTCTCCAGGCGATCAGCGGCGATCGCTATCTATCTTCCGTCGGCTACGGCAACGGTTCGCTGATCAGCCACTACCTAAAACGGAAGAGTCATTATTGCTACGAGTATTAACTCAGGCAATGGTGATTGTGGGAATTATTGCCACAGATGTTGCAGCCGAGACGCAATTTAGCGTGTGGGCAGTTCCGCTGACTGTACTAGCAGGCTATTGGAGTTGGACTCATCGCCATAAACGCAATGTTGCAACTAAGTTCTTAATCGCCTTAGGAATGCTGGCAGCGATGGGTGCTTTTTTCATTAGTTTGAGAGAGCAACTCAACGATACCCGCTTGGTGCTAGCGGAATTATTGATTCAACTTCAGGTGTTGCATAGTTTTCATATGCCGCGCCGTCAGGATCTAGGCTACTCAATGGTGATTGGCTTGATCCTGATTGGCGTTGCCAGCACCCTTAGTCAAAGGACGATCTTTGGGCTGTTTTTGTTGCTATTTCTGGCGATCGCGTTACCTGTGCTGGTATTGGACTACCGTTCTCGCCTGGATCTGGTAGGTCGTGCGTACAAAGCACCATTCAAGCGAGTTGGGCTGTCCTGGAAGCGTTTAGGGATGTTCCTAGTTCTGATTCTGGGCTTGGGGCTAACGCTGTTTATGCTGATGCCGCGGATTCCAGGCTATCAACTACGATCTTTTCCGGTTAGCGGTCCGATTAATCAAGAATTTCAGGACAACCAGCAAATTGTCAATCCCGGTTATGTGCGGCAAGGCAACGTATCGGGTAGTGGCGAAGTTCGGCAGGGACGGGGAACTGGTCCCGGAGAAATGGATGAAAACCACTACTACGGCTTTAACACGCGAATGAACCAAAATCTGCGTGGGCAGATGAAACCGAGAATCGTCATGCGGGTCAGATCTCAGGCTGAAGGTTTTTGGCGCGTCATGGCGTTTGATAAATATCTGGGGCAGGGGTGGGAACTGTCTCGCAACAATCAAACAAAAACCGTGCTACGTCCTGCCTGGTCATACCAGTTTTTCTTGCCTGTCCCGATTACACTATCCAAAAAGAAGGAGGTGATTCAGACCTATACAATGGTTGCCGAGTTGCCTAACGTGATTCCAGCGTTGACCTATCCGAGAGAGTTGTTTTTCCCTACGCCCCAAGTCGCGCTGGATATTGAAGGCTCGTTGCGATCGCCCCTGGGCTTATCAGAAGGGTTAACCTATACTGTCATTTCCAGCGTGCCCTACCGCGATCGCACCCGGTTACAGCAAGCCCCTACTACCTACACCGACAAAATTCGGCAAGTCTACATGGAGGTGCCCGCTAACATTCGAGAGAAGGTTCGCAACCAGGCGGAGACACTGCTAGCCACTTCAGAAAAACCCATCACCAGTCCTTATGAAAAAGCCTTATTTCTGGCACAAGCATTGAAGCAACGCTACACAATCCAACCAGAACTTCCCTATCTCAACCCGAAAGAAGACCTGGTTGAAGCCTTTCTGTTTAAGTACCAGGGTGGCTATCCCGATCATTTCTCAACAACATTAACCATCATGCTGCGATCAATTGGGATTCCAGCGCGGCTTGTTGTCGGATTTGCCCCAGGCGAGTTCAACCCCTTCACCGGACTCTACGAAGTGAAGAACACTGATGCTTACGCCATGACCGAAGTTTATTTTCCGAAATTTGGTTGGTTTGCCTTTGATCCTATCCCCGGTCATGAACTGATTCCCCCTTCGATTGAAGAAGACCAAACTTTCAGCGTGCTGCAACAATTCTGGAAATGGGTAGCAGGTTGGTTGCCTTCCCCCGTTAGCAATTTCTTGGGGCAAGTATTTGGGAGAGTCTTTGCCTGGGTGGCATCCGTAGTTAGCTGGTTGGTAGGACTTTGGCAGCAGGGGTGGGTTGGTTTATTTATTTTACTCCTTCTAGGAATTAGTACTGCTTTTGCTGGGTGGCTTTTGTGGAGATTCTGGAGAAATTGGCGCTACCGACGTTGGCTAGGCTCTTTACCCCCAATGGAGCGCTTGTATCGGCAAATGGTGGATTGGCTCAATACTCAGGGGTTTCGCAAACGCCCTACCCAAACTCCGTTTGAGTATGTTGCTCAGGCAAAGGCAACTCAACCAAAACCCCATGCAGAACTAATTGAACAAATTTCTCAGGCGTATGTGCAGTGGCGATATGGGGGCAAGGTACCCAATTTAGACTCCGTTAAACGGGCATTTCGCGAATTGCAGAAGCGTCCATCCCAGCAGTAG
- a CDS encoding hypothetical protein (IMG reference gene:2510096003) — MNRDSEDIQRRILMLLQDLLPAASSPDVEAASRVLGCEATGQFALEQPNLLTPRPMNSSTSDFSESNHSFSQESFLELGDVPVVQERFQALLKTHLRGEIEKNPPLFPWETEILDYGTEAEPAIEPGIWGWLRQVRAMKLPVPAHIPESVLAILLQRCQEVVQLSLQDGKKLVRAVEELFPGQDEALNYLAVNLMMSPSRSPSAGTAEPVISNYEAAAPAQQMLLSLLAAKEIVSSLTLKVSAQEPTVNRHWETDAGVVTLQVTYTPQASIRVQASLPCGGTLLLRNGQQTMTQRSTPGCLSAELFDSELNHTYGLEVALQGLEAPLSFAIRLD, encoded by the coding sequence ATGAATCGTGACTCAGAGGATATTCAGAGGCGTATACTGATGCTGTTACAGGATTTGCTTCCCGCAGCATCTTCACCAGATGTTGAGGCGGCGAGTCGAGTGCTTGGGTGCGAGGCGACCGGACAATTTGCCCTGGAACAGCCAAATTTGCTCACACCGCGACCTATGAATTCATCAACATCCGATTTCTCTGAGTCTAACCACTCTTTTTCGCAAGAGTCTTTCCTTGAACTTGGAGATGTACCTGTTGTGCAAGAACGTTTTCAAGCCTTGTTAAAAACACACTTACGAGGCGAAATTGAAAAAAATCCTCCGCTCTTTCCCTGGGAGACGGAGATTCTTGATTATGGAACTGAGGCTGAACCTGCTATTGAGCCTGGTATTTGGGGCTGGCTACGTCAGGTGAGAGCAATGAAGCTACCTGTACCAGCCCATATTCCTGAATCTGTGTTAGCAATTCTGCTTCAGCGCTGCCAAGAAGTCGTGCAATTATCTTTGCAAGATGGTAAGAAGTTGGTTCGTGCTGTGGAAGAACTATTTCCTGGGCAGGACGAAGCGCTCAACTACTTGGCAGTGAATTTGATGATGTCACCTAGTCGATCGCCGAGTGCTGGAACTGCTGAACCAGTGATTAGCAACTACGAAGCGGCTGCTCCGGCTCAGCAAATGCTGTTGTCATTGTTGGCAGCAAAGGAAATTGTAAGCAGTTTGACTCTCAAGGTCTCCGCTCAGGAACCGACGGTTAATCGCCACTGGGAAACTGATGCAGGAGTTGTGACGTTACAGGTCACGTATACTCCTCAAGCCTCAATTCGAGTGCAAGCATCCTTACCGTGTGGTGGGACGTTGCTCCTGCGCAATGGACAGCAAACAATGACCCAACGCTCTACTCCTGGTTGCCTGAGCGCTGAGTTGTTTGATTCAGAACTGAACCATACTTACGGGTTGGAAGTAGCACTGCAGGGTTTGGAAGCACCACTATCCTTCGCTATTCGGTTGGATTAG
- a CDS encoding hypothetical protein (IMG reference gene:2510096004): MNSVGEICQSVESIFQLLLSEFKLSTSASEQNCRDVADRISKEVHRICVESKRIQASGDAESWALTLSKHRLQQCLHYYKLGSERGRVELASTLSAVVYRYITPPQSQSTYQARLPLIEDFLQGFLGEAINAFRRENQLPPEYTPKTLLQLAEYMAFTERYAKRRIPLPGHRTQQLIILRAQTFSQQQPVETPVDIEQAAEGISGEGENAWNAASMQQVREQMVAQEPEPAEDTLRQTVISELIAYLDERNQSDCADYFTLRLQDLPTSEIEAILGLTPRQRDYLQQRFKYHLIRFALSHRWELVHQWLEADLEKNLGLTLHQWQLFNSRLDPQQQKLLRLKQKKVSDAEIAQALGYTVTQVQKHWFKLLECAWEIRNDIDSGEGKSTYE; the protein is encoded by the coding sequence TTGAATAGTGTAGGGGAAATCTGCCAGAGCGTGGAATCCATCTTTCAACTACTGTTGAGTGAATTCAAGCTGTCTACGAGCGCTTCTGAGCAGAACTGCCGAGACGTAGCAGACCGCATTTCCAAAGAAGTGCATCGCATTTGCGTTGAAAGCAAACGCATTCAGGCTTCGGGCGATGCTGAATCGTGGGCTTTAACCTTATCCAAACATCGTCTACAACAATGTTTGCACTATTATAAACTTGGCTCCGAACGAGGACGGGTCGAGCTTGCTAGTACGCTCAGTGCGGTCGTATATCGCTACATCACACCACCGCAATCCCAATCCACCTACCAGGCACGGTTACCCCTGATTGAAGATTTTTTGCAAGGTTTTTTGGGAGAAGCTATCAACGCTTTTCGGAGAGAAAATCAACTCCCCCCCGAATACACTCCAAAAACACTACTGCAACTAGCAGAGTACATGGCATTTACAGAACGTTATGCAAAGCGACGTATTCCCCTACCAGGGCACCGTACGCAACAGTTAATCATCTTACGGGCTCAAACTTTTTCTCAGCAGCAGCCCGTTGAAACACCAGTCGATATCGAACAAGCAGCCGAAGGGATCTCTGGTGAGGGCGAAAATGCTTGGAATGCCGCATCTATGCAACAAGTGCGCGAACAGATGGTAGCCCAAGAACCAGAACCCGCTGAAGATACCCTCCGGCAAACAGTGATTTCTGAATTAATTGCTTACCTGGATGAACGCAATCAGAGCGACTGTGCCGACTATTTTACGCTGCGCTTACAAGACCTACCTACCAGTGAAATCGAAGCCATCCTGGGACTTACTCCACGCCAGCGAGATTATTTGCAACAACGATTTAAGTACCACCTTATCCGATTTGCTTTGTCTCACCGATGGGAACTCGTACATCAATGGCTAGAAGCAGATCTGGAGAAAAACTTAGGTTTGACTCTGCATCAATGGCAATTATTTAACTCTCGACTCGACCCGCAGCAACAGAAATTGCTGCGGTTGAAGCAGAAAAAAGTATCCGACGCTGAAATTGCTCAAGCCTTGGGTTACACCGTAACGCAGGTACAGAAGCATTGGTTCAAACTACTGGAGTGTGCCTGGGAAATTCGTAACGATATAGATTCCGGAGAAGGCAAGTCTACCTATGAATAG
- a CDS encoding hypothetical protein (IMG reference gene:2510096005), giving the protein MNLDEQVRDLIDNAPQDGTTPALVEAIAPVLKHLATQLRHPQYYVVQSLDKSWVVNIISHNTESNLERKVIYAFSTLKDVSLGPVSVKDPQMIALPVPVVHILFQMAAMEGVDSVIFFETPGNAMIGTEIQRSQLQELIQIQLYGQVNPAVEIRPDIA; this is encoded by the coding sequence ATGAACTTAGATGAACAAGTCCGTGATTTGATTGACAATGCCCCCCAGGATGGAACCACTCCGGCGCTGGTTGAGGCGATCGCACCCGTTCTCAAACACTTGGCGACTCAACTTCGGCATCCGCAGTACTACGTGGTGCAGTCCCTGGACAAAAGTTGGGTTGTTAACATCATAAGCCACAATACTGAATCAAATCTGGAACGCAAGGTAATCTATGCCTTTTCAACCTTAAAGGACGTGTCATTGGGACCTGTATCTGTTAAAGATCCGCAAATGATTGCCTTACCAGTGCCAGTTGTTCACATTTTGTTTCAAATGGCGGCGATGGAGGGGGTAGATAGCGTGATTTTCTTTGAAACGCCTGGTAATGCCATGATAGGGACTGAAATTCAGCGATCGCAGTTGCAGGAACTGATTCAGATCCAACTATATGGACAAGTAAACCCTGCGGTGGAGATTCGACCAGATATTGCGTAA
- a CDS encoding histidinol-phosphate phosphatase family protein (IMG reference gene:2510096006~PFAM: Polynucleotide kinase 3 phosphatase~TIGRFAM: D,D-heptose 1,7-bisphosphate phosphatase; HAD-superfamily hydrolase, subfamily IIIA; histidinol-phosphate phosphatase family domain) codes for MPQPAVFMDRDGVLNIEAGYIHNVENLNLIPGVAQAVRKLNDCGMFCCLVSNQSGPARGYYPSSHVDALHDRLCHLLKEEAGAHLDALYYCPYLSAPEGGTDPNYTRWSTWRKPNTGMLVAAAWDHDLDIARSFMIGDKATDIDMAHNVGCIGILVTTGYGEQVLSGSYQHHTTPDYIAIDLADAVDWLLQRSSA; via the coding sequence ATGCCTCAACCCGCCGTATTCATGGATCGTGACGGTGTCCTCAACATCGAAGCAGGCTATATCCACAATGTCGAAAATCTCAATCTGATTCCTGGTGTGGCGCAAGCCGTCCGTAAACTCAACGATTGCGGTATGTTCTGCTGCCTCGTCTCCAACCAATCCGGTCCCGCCCGTGGCTACTATCCGTCCAGCCATGTAGATGCCCTCCACGATCGCCTCTGCCACCTGTTAAAAGAAGAAGCCGGAGCACACCTGGATGCGCTCTACTACTGCCCCTATCTAAGCGCACCCGAAGGTGGCACCGATCCCAACTACACCCGCTGGAGTACCTGGCGCAAGCCCAACACCGGAATGCTGGTCGCTGCTGCCTGGGATCATGACCTGGACATTGCTCGCAGTTTTATGATTGGTGACAAAGCAACAGACATAGATATGGCACATAATGTAGGTTGCATCGGAATTTTGGTGACGACGGGCTACGGCGAACAAGTCCTGAGCGGCAGCTATCAACACCACACCACACCTGATTACATCGCCATTGACCTCGCGGATGCCGTTGATTGGCTCTTGCAACGCTCCTCAGCCTAA